A stretch of DNA from Micromonospora sp. WMMD1155:
GGCCGCACCGTGACCGGTGACCAGGCGGCGGTCAGCACCCGGTCGGCGATCTCGGCGAGCACCGGAGGGCACAACCAGGGCGCCAGGGCAGCGTAACCGCCACCCAGCACCACGGTGTCCAGGTCGAGCAGGTTGACGACGCCCGCCACCGCCACACCCAGCGCCGTGCCGGCCTCGTGCAGGGCCCGCAGAGCGTCGGCGTCGCCGGCCTCGGCCAGCTCGGCGAGCCGTGCCGTCGCGGTGTCCGCCGGGAGTTCCGCCCGGGCCAGCCCGGCAGCGGTCACGATCGCCTCCTGGCCCGCGTACTGCTCCAGGCAGCCCTGCCCGCCGCAGCGGCACGGGCGACCCTCGGGGTGGACCGGGAGGTGCCCGATCTCACCACTCCAACCGCGTACACCGCGGAACAGCGCCCCGTCCAGGACGATGCCCGCGCCGATGCCCACCTCTCCGGAGATGTGCAGGAAGCTGGACGGGCCGGGCGGCCGGGAGTGCAGCTCGCCGAGCGCGGCGAGGTTGGCCTCGTTGTCCACCACCAGGACGGGTACGCCGGGAACCTGCTCGACCAGCGGGGGGTGCTCGGCGAGCAGCGCGGGCACCGGCACGTCGTGCCATCCGAGGTTCGGCGCGAGCCGGACCAGGCCGGCGTCGTCCACCAGGCCGGGAACCGCGAGCGCGGCGCCGACCAGTGTGAGGCCCTGGTCGGCGGCGTCGTCGCGGGCGGCCCCGGCCATCTCGACCAGCTGGGCCAGGGCGTCGGCGGGGGCCACCGGACGCAGGTCGGCCCGGTGCACGGTGCGGTGCCGGACCTCACCCGCGAGGTCCACCACGCAGACCGCCAGGTAGTCGACGTTGACCTCCAGGCCGAGCCCGGCCGGCCC
This window harbors:
- a CDS encoding ROK family transcriptional regulator; the encoded protein is MSLTHAPAGAVRQGSLRELNLALVLGRIAAAERPPSRADLATATGLTRATVSAVVEDLLAGRLVSESDPAPRSGAGRPARGLVLADQGPAGLGLEVNVDYLAVCVVDLAGEVRHRTVHRADLRPVAPADALAQLVEMAGAARDDAADQGLTLVGAALAVPGLVDDAGLVRLAPNLGWHDVPVPALLAEHPPLVEQVPGVPVLVVDNEANLAALGELHSRPPGPSSFLHISGEVGIGAGIVLDGALFRGVRGWSGEIGHLPVHPEGRPCRCGGQGCLEQYAGQEAIVTAAGLARAELPADTATARLAELAEAGDADALRALHEAGTALGVAVAGVVNLLDLDTVVLGGGYAALAPWLCPPVLAEIADRVLTAAWSPVTVRPSTLGAEAAAVGAAGSVVRRIVAQPAGWLAR